GACGTTCATTCTCAATTTCGGATTGTGAATAAACTATCTTCTCAATTAAATCATCCCTTGAAATTTTACCTGCATCTAGGGCTTTGATATCGCTCATCACGATATGAGCATTTAACTTCAGTCCAGATTCATCCTCTTCTGTTGGCTGGATCTTGGTGGTTAGCATGATTTTATCGCTGTCCCTGAGCTGTCCAAAAAGCCTGGCATAATCGCTAAAATAAAGCTCTGACACGCGATGAAACAAATCATAGTATTTGTCTTCATCCTCTTGGGAACTTTTACGAGTAGAATTACGAACGACTATCACTTCTGGAGGCTCAGGTGGAGCAACCATAGCTCTGACTCTCACATCTACATCTTCACGATTACCGCTATGTATGGCTCTTTGATGGTCTCTTATTTCTCTTTTGATTTCTTGTTTTTCTTCCTCACTCAACCCCTTTCTACCCAGCTCCTCTTCCAGGTATTTTATTTCTTCCTCCAGTTCTTTTTTCTCTTCTTCACGTTCCTTCATTTCTTCTTCGTTCAGCTTCATGACATACTCATTTTCTCTAGCTATCATCTCAGCTTCCCTTGCATGCACTTCCGCTTCTGCAGCGATCTGCTCGGCCATGGCCTGCACCTCTGCGATCTTAAACTCCCATTCTGAGTCGTTCATTTCCCAATGAAAATCAAAGTCAGAATTAAAACTCTCTAGACTAAAAGAGCCTCCTCTGTTCAAATTGATCATGAGACCAAAACCAGGTACATAGTTCGATTTGACCTTTACTCCGAAAAAATCCCCTTCATCAGCTTCCGATTTGATTAATGAAGCTATCACATCCTCAGAGATCCGAAGATCCCGCTCCATCCTTTTGGAGTCTACTTCCTGTGCCATCAGGTGATTGACCGTCACCAGCATTAGCACTGCTATCCACTTATTCATATTTATTTACTTTGAGTTTTGACTAAATCGTAGAGGTTGGCTAGCAAGTTTTCCTGCTCCATCTGACGGGTACTGTAGTTATTCTCCATCATTCCGAGGTTAGACTGGATCATCTCCAGGTCATAAGCTCTTTGATTTTGATAGAACTCATTGTAATCCGCCAGTACCTTGTTCATATATTCTTTTTGGGTCTTATTAGATACCAAAAAGAAGTTTTCAATCATCTTTTTATTTCCATCATTCAGCTGTGCAACATATAGTTTCAGCATCTCATCATTGTTGGCCTTTTGCTTTTTCATGGCTTTGTTCAGGGCTAACTTTTGATTTTGCTCACTGCTGTCCACTCGATCCATAACAGAGGATTCAAGTGAAGCCAATTCTTCTTTCGTTCTTTGGTTCTGTTCGTCCACCGCCTCAGATATCCATTGTTGTACTTCATCTCTGGACACATCATCTCTGGTAGTTTTCACCTCTCCAAAGCTGAGTAATACGCCCCCTTCATTCTGAGTCACTCTTAGATCAAGAGCAAATGCCGCAACCAGTAAAATCAATCCAGCAGCCGCTACAGATCCAGTCCAGCGAACAGCCGATGAATGCCAAAAGCCTATTCTGTCCTCACTTCTTGTTTCATGTATCAGGAAAGGTGGAATCACTACTTCTTCCTCCATCACCTGCTGCAGGTGATCAGAAGTAGTCGACATTTGATCTAGATGATTTCTCAACTCCTGATCGGATTGCAGACGCTCCTCGAACCTTAGCTTTTCTTCTTTGCTCATCTCACCATACAGATAGTCGATGATCAACAGTTCATCATTCTTATTTTCCATAGTCGTATGATTCTTTAAATGCGCGATTCTTTTCTAATAATTTCTTCATGTTATTCAAGCCATAATAGAGTCTTGACTTAACTGTATTCTCTGACACTCCCAGTACCTCAGCTATTTCCCTAAACTTCAACCCCTCGTATTCCTTCATCAGGATCACTTCTTTTTGCTCCTCTCCCAGCATGTCCAGCGCTTCGATTACCATATTGGACAACTCCTTCTGCTCATAGCCTTTGTCAGCAGGTTCGACATGTTCACCTTTTGTGTACTCCTGCCCCTCCTCTTCGACCACAAACATCTTGGTTACTCTACTTTTCTTCCTGCCCTCTTCTCTGCAGATGTTAAGTGCTATGATGTATAGCCAGGATTTAAATTTGGCATTGTCCACCAATTGCTCCAGACTATCATACACCTTGATAAAAGTCCTTTGCGCTGCCTCACTGGCCAGATCATGATCTACAAAGTACTTGTATGAAAAATTATAAATCCTTTTGTACCAAATAGATACAAGTGAGTTGAAGGCCAGCTTGTCCCCCAACCTTGCGCGGACTAGCACACTTTCTGATCGATCCATATCCAGGTCAGGTAAGCTCATTAATAGTTTCGATTTTGATCATGATTCTATCTTTGTACCTATAGGATGATCAACTGATTCAAATAGTTTTAAAAGAATCGAAATTTATAAATAAAATTTATTCTTATACCTCCAATTCCAGATTCGGAGTTTGAAACACTAATTAATGCCCTGCGTTATTGTTTCATGATTCGAGAAATAAATCAAACAGGTTATGAGAGAAAAATTACAGCAGGAATTAGCTAAAATAATAAGACATGCGGACGTCAAGTTACTGAAAATATTGTACGCTTCTGCCAAGGTCTATCTGGAGGAAACCAAAAAGGAAGAAGAAAACAGCCAACTACACCGCATGGTCTATACCAGCTCAAGAGCGCCAAATTGTAATGAAGAAGCCATTGAACAAATACTGGAAGCTTCAAGAAGAAACAACAAACCTTTGGGCATCACGGGCCTATTGGTACATACTGAAATGCGCTTTCTTCAAATACTAGAAGGAAGTAAAAACACAGTTTTGGATGTTTACAATAGAATCCAGGAAGACCCCAGACATAGAGATTCTGAAATCAAATATTTTGAACCTGTAGACGAGCGCTATTTTTCAGACTGGCACATGGGATCCAAAAACATCGAAAAGGACAGCTTAGAATTTGACACGCAGATTGCCGCTGAAGAAAACGAAATTTATCAGGCCATGCTGGAGGGAGATAGAA
This is a stretch of genomic DNA from Reichenbachiella ulvae. It encodes these proteins:
- a CDS encoding RNA polymerase sigma factor; amino-acid sequence: MSLPDLDMDRSESVLVRARLGDKLAFNSLVSIWYKRIYNFSYKYFVDHDLASEAAQRTFIKVYDSLEQLVDNAKFKSWLYIIALNICREEGRKKSRVTKMFVVEEEGQEYTKGEHVEPADKGYEQKELSNMVIEALDMLGEEQKEVILMKEYEGLKFREIAEVLGVSENTVKSRLYYGLNNMKKLLEKNRAFKESYDYGK
- a CDS encoding anti-sigma factor family protein yields the protein MENKNDELLIIDYLYGEMSKEEKLRFEERLQSDQELRNHLDQMSTTSDHLQQVMEEEVVIPPFLIHETRSEDRIGFWHSSAVRWTGSVAAAGLILLVAAFALDLRVTQNEGGVLLSFGEVKTTRDDVSRDEVQQWISEAVDEQNQRTKEELASLESSVMDRVDSSEQNQKLALNKAMKKQKANNDEMLKLYVAQLNDGNKKMIENFFLVSNKTQKEYMNKVLADYNEFYQNQRAYDLEMIQSNLGMMENNYSTRQMEQENLLANLYDLVKTQSK
- a CDS encoding BLUF domain-containing protein gives rise to the protein MREKLQQELAKIIRHADVKLLKILYASAKVYLEETKKEEENSQLHRMVYTSSRAPNCNEEAIEQILEASRRNNKPLGITGLLVHTEMRFLQILEGSKNTVLDVYNRIQEDPRHRDSEIKYFEPVDERYFSDWHMGSKNIEKDSLEFDTQIAAEENEIYQAMLEGDRSAYKDESMKALKTFMILT